Proteins from a single region of Corvus hawaiiensis isolate bCorHaw1 chromosome 6, bCorHaw1.pri.cur, whole genome shotgun sequence:
- the PSMD13 gene encoding 26S proteasome non-ATPase regulatory subunit 13 produces MKDVPGFLQQSQSAGPGQAAVWHRLEELYNKKLWHQLTLQVLDFVQDPCFAQGDGLIKLYENFISEFEHRVNPLSLVEIILHVVRQMTDPNVALTFLEKTREKVKSSDEAVILCKTAIGALKLNIGDLQVTKETIEEVEEMLNTLPGVTSVHSRFYDLSSKYYQTVGNHAAYYKDALRFLGCIEVKDLPVSEQQERAFTLGLAGLLGEGVYNFGELLMHPVLESLRSTDRQWLIDTLFAFNSGNVETFQALKSAWGQQPDLAANEALLLQKIQLLCLMEMTFTRPANHRQLTFEEIAKSAKVTVNEVELLVMKALSVGLVKGSIDEVDKRVHMTWVQPRVLDLQQIKGMKDRLEFWCTDVRSMEMLVEHQAHDILT; encoded by the exons atgaaGGACGTGCCgggcttcctgcagcagagccagagcgcggggccgggccaggccgcCGTGTGGCACCGCCTCGAGGAGCTCTACAACAAGAA GCTGTGGCACCAGCTCACTCTGCAGGTGCTCGACTTCGTGCAGGACCCTTGCTTCGCCCAGGGAGATGGGCTCATCAAG CTCTATGAGAACTTCATCAGCGAGTTTGAGCACAG ggtGAACCCCCTGTCCCTGGTGGAGATCATCCTGCACGTGGTCCGGCAGATGACAG aTCCCAATGTGGCCCTGACTTTTCTGGAGAAGACCCGGGAAAAG GTGAAGAGCAGCGACGAGGCTGTGATCCTGTGCAAAACGGCCATCGGGGCCCTCAAGCTCAACATCGGGGACCTGCAGGTCACCAAG GAGACCATCgaggaggtggaggagatgCTGAACACCCTCCCCGGGGTGACATCAGTGCACAGCCGCTTCTACGACCTCTCCAGCAAGTACTACCAGACCGTGGGGAACCACGCCGCCTACTACAAGGACGCGCTGCGCTTCCTGGGCTGCATCGAGGTCAAAGACCTGCCAG tatcagagcagcaggagagagcCTTCACCCTGGGGCTGGCCGGGCTGCTGGGAGAAGGTGTCTACAACTTCGGGGAGCTG CTGATGCACCCCGTGCTGGAGTCCCTGCGCAGCACGGACCGGCAGTGGCTCATCGACACCCTCTTCGCCTTCAACAGCGGCAACGTGGAGACCTTCCAGGCCCTCAAGTCGGCCTGGGGGCAGCAG CCCGACCTGGCTGCGAACGAAGCGCTCCTCCTGCAGAAGATCCAGCTGTTGTGTCTCATGGAG ATGACTTTCACCCGCCCGGCCAACCACCGCCAGCTCACCTTCGAGGAGATTGCCAAGAGTGCCAAAGTCACCGTTAACGAG gtggagctgctggtgaTGAAGGCGCTCTCGGTGGGGCTGGTGAAGGGCAGCATCGACGAGGTGGACAAGAGGGTGCACATGACGTGGGTGCAGCCACGGGTGCTGGACCTGCAGCAG ATCAAGGGCATGAAGGATCGCCTGGAGTTCTGGTGCACGGACGTGCGGAGCATGGAGATGCTGGTGGAGCACCAAGCCCACGACATCCTGACATAG